The Cydia amplana chromosome 19, ilCydAmpl1.1, whole genome shotgun sequence genome includes a window with the following:
- the LOC134656825 gene encoding condensin complex subunit 3, with protein MPPTDADVLQCVNMNKPKPNPKNDPTMFQIFQNVQYNIVQHKKYAKEMTKLYKKMDEQVFRESFKNALMYLFTFGDTSPNVDRVIKFVATFCTTLDDEEEFLFFIINIIFDCQCVSGQSVRYRASQLLEAVLSALGEDASLDEEICTKLLQSQMQRLQDTRGAVRCRAALALQRLQDPMDPEDEVTRAYKFHMSCDPSASVRRAIVSQIAKCTRNVPYVLERLCDVDEAVRRAAFMYIANVNVTQLRVRQRVHTLKVGLSERSTRVRRVVEEILIPGWLSTFKGNIIDLLKAIRLDNAQDAKDSQYVAGKLLESLFKRLPISELLLWLPTEKSLRLIPAEKLNKETAWYWRYLAEHLQKIDDDETLELVLPDLVVLIGYIRAIVESPCPSEADDPVSFSTRQYVLHELGCMLRVYDTDPPGRAALQNLITDVLTGDYGHLSADVIRPLVSALELVFPELSPRMEVLCGVITALRDPPEPEAPPPAPLPQQDTQQIKMKRARLRVSLNVAIEEQEDAVREENYALAAECKAKVADIQKQLEELEVQAAPPPPVPIPTIKEKVSDADTLIKCLTILNAALDTPQLKTVTPMLLTIFNELEVDIFQNPDILEPALETVALFGMLDKNFAKDNKAFFFANLIDTSNESVVLTVLRCIVDLLCVHGVRVFEDEESQDDSKNVSKSRRKAYLDAVDGDGSISESILSMSPAHSTVIELLLKIMDSPCASYRLIIVEGLCRLLHLGQIESPSILSRLMLLWFNPATVEEDLLRQTIGVFFQTFPANVDGAQEQIQKATLPTLRTLANAPSSSPLSEIDQEAVVRFIVSLTRINHELTDSQGSMAMLLCSYLVRRPSSSEVGLACRMLALLSPPRDAHQASVLANMLKELCLKLPDKQSTRNLTRYLGAIEATERLTMNKMSNTGVTEGTMQADDTTFGNIGGRITTSLPTTQPLARSTHVVVNDTVQEEVEIDETSPTELSAKITEESTETTEPTPEDNSPESIPDSQPTPEGGDSDSSGVSPIKKAKVTKGKKKKLSITRQGSDTTKAKGKKTKEAPEETENVKDKGKKSKETSEETENEKGKKGKKSTETSEETENVKGRGKKTKESTEETEKGGIKRSRSQRSLADVDRAQKAKATKSKKAPKSPSPPPKSPTPPLKDIDTSNITIRKSRGLRSSSSTDSDSKVASRKRKKAGEAQTRASTSYRSSTGSFPSDDDSADETELHTIVYDNELQQSLLNDSSELADSRRDSKGNVTIPETPEGSDMSDSEPEEVITKPKGKRK; from the exons ATGCCGCCAACGGACGCAGACGTTCTGCAATGTGTTAATATGAATAAGCCGAAACCCAATCCGAAAAACGATCCGACGATGTTTCAAATATTTCAAAACGTTCAATACAACATTGTACAACACAAAAAGTATGCTAAGGAGATGACCAAACTCTACAAAAAG ATGGATGAGCAAGTCTTCAGAGAGAGTTTCAAGAATGCTTTAATGTACTTATTTACTTTCGGAGACACCAGTCCCAATGTGGACCGGGTTATCAAGTTTGTGGCCACCTTCTGCACAACCCTGGATGATGAGGAGGAGTTCTTGTTTTTTAtcatcaatattatttttgat tgtcAATGTGTGTCTGGCCAGTCAGTCCGGTACCGCGCCAGCCAGCTGCTAGAGGCTGTGCTGTCAGCACTCGGGGAAGACGCCTCACTGGACGAGGAGATCTGCACTAAGTTACTCCAGTCACAG ATGCAAAGACTCCAAGACACCCGCGGTGCCGTGCGGTGCCGAGCGGCGCTCGCGCTACAGCGGTTACAGGACCCTATGGACCCAGAGGATGAAGTCACAAGGGCTTACAAATTCCACATGAGCTGCGATCCTAGCGCTTCAGTCAGaag AGCAATAGTATCGCAAATAGCGAAATGCACTCGCAACGTACCCTACGTGCTTGAGCGTTTGTGCGACGTGGACGAGGCGGTGCGTCGCGCCGCATTCATGTACATCGCCAACGTCAATGTCACTCAGCTCAGAGTGCGGCAGAGGGTGCACACACTCAAG GTGGGCCTTTCTGAGCGAAGCACTCGCGTCCGCCGCGTGGTCGAAGAGATCCTCATTCCCGGTTGGCTGAGCACGTTCAAAGGCAACATCATCGATCTGCTGAAGGCTATACGATTGGACAACGCGCAGGACGCTAAGGATTCTCAGTATGTTGCTGGGAAACTGCTCGAGTCATTGTTTAA GCGTCTACCAATCTCCGAGCTCTTGTTATGGCTACCCACAGAGAAGTCCCTCCGGCTAATACCAGCGGAGAAGCTTAACAAAGAAACAGCCTGGTACTGGAGGTACCTGGCTGAGCACCTGCAGAAAATAGACGACGATGAAACGCTGGAGCTGGTGCTGCCCGACCTGGTCGTGCTAATCGGGTATATTAGAGC tATCGTGGAGTCCCCTTGCCCGTCGGAAGCAGACGACCCCGTGAGCTTCAGCACGCGTCAATATGTCCTACACGAACTAGGCTGCATGCTGCGAGTGTATGACACCGACCCGCCAGGCCGCGCTGCGCTACAAAACCTTATAACCGACGTACTCACCG GCGACTACGGCCATCTCAGTGCAGACGTGATACGTCCACTAGTATCAGCCCTAGAGCTGGTTTTCCCTGAGCTGTCCCCGCGTATGGAAGTGTTGTGCGGTGTCATCACGGCGCTGCGCGACCCGCCCGAGCCTGAAGCCCCGCCTCCGGCACCGCTACCCCAACAAGACACGCAGCAGATCAAAATGAAG cgagCGAGGTTGCGCGTGTCGCTAAACGTAGCTATAGAAGAGCAGGAGGATGCGGTTCGGGAGGAGAACTACGCGCTCGCTGCCGAGTGCAAGGCTAAG GTGGCAGATATTCAGAAGCAACTAGAGGAACTAGAGGTTCAGGCCGCGCCGCCACCGCCGGTACCCATACCT ACCATAAAAGAGAAGGTATCGGACGCCGACACGCTGATCAAGTGCCTCACCATTCTAAACGCCGCTCTGGACACACCACAGCTAAAAACTGTCACCCCCATGCTGCTAACCATATTCAACGAGTTAGAA gtGGACATCTTCCAAAACCCAGACATCTTGGAGCCTGCTCTAGAAACAGTGGCCCTATTTGGAATGCTGGACAAAAATTTTGCCAAAGACAACAAGGCATTCTTCTTTGCTAAT CTGATCGACACATCAAACGAGAGTGTAGTGCTCACAGTACTACGATGTATAGTGGACCTGCTGTGCGTGCACGGCGTGCGAGTGTTCGAAGACGAGGAGTCACAGGACGACTCCAAGAACGTGTCTAAGAGCAGGAGGAAGGCGTATCTGGACGCTGTAGACGGGGACG GTTCCATTTCGGAGTCCATCCTGTCAATGTCTCCAGCGCACAGTACCGTTATCGAGCTACTTTTGAAAATCATGGACAGTCCA TGTGCATCATACAGGCTGATAATAGTGGAAGGCCTGTGTCGCCTACTGCATCTTGGACAAATTGAATCACCCTCTATACTGAGTCGGTTAATGCTGCTTTGGTTCAACCCTGCTACag TGGAGGAGGATTTGCTACGTCAGACGATTGGAGTTTTCTTCCAAACTTTCCCGGCGAACGTTGACGGGGCACAAGAACAAATACAG aaAGCGACACTACCTACGTTGCGAACGCTTGCAAACGCTCCATCTAGTTCGCCGCTATCAGAGATAGATCAGGAAGCGGTCGTCAGGTTTATCGTGTCACTCACAAGAATCAACCATGAG CTGACTGACAGTCAAGGGTCCATGGCGATGTTACTCTGCAGCTACTTAGTCCGGCGTCCATCCTCCTCCGAAGTGGGCCTAGCTTGCCGTATGCTAGCTTTACTATCGCCGCCTAGAGACGCGCATCAGGCTTCTGTGCTGGCGAATATGTTGAAAGAACTCTGTCTC AAACTTCCCGACAAACAGTCGACTCGCAACCTCACGCGTTATCTCGGGGCAATAGAAGCCACCGAACGTCTTACGATGAACAAAATGTCTAATACAG GAGTTACAGAAGGAACTATGCAAGCGGATGACACAACCTTTGGGAACATAGGAGGCCGAATCACTACCTCATTAC CAACAACACAACCTTTGGCCAGAAGCACCCACGTTGTCGTCAACGACACAGTCCAAGAAGAGGTAGAAATAGACGAGACGTCTCCTACTGAACTCAGTGCAAAAATAACCGAAG AAAGTACTGAAACTACGGAACCCACTCCGGAGGACAACTCCCCCGAATCCATTCCCGACTCGCAGCCCACACCAGAGGGCGGGGACAGCGACAGCAGCGGAGTCTCGCCAATCAAGAAGGCCAAGGTTACTAAAG GCAAAAAGAAGAAACTATCCATCACTAGACAAGGGTCAGATACTACTAAAGCAAAAGGCAAGAAAACCAAGGAAGCGCCTGAAGAAACGGAAAACGTAAAAGATAAAGGCAAGAAGAGTAAAGAGACTTCGGAAGAAACAGAAAACGAAAAAGGCAAAAAAGGCAAGAAGAGTACTGAGACTTCGGAAGAGACAGAAAACGTAAAAGGAAGAGGCAAGAAAACCAAAGAGTCTACAGAAGAAACTGAAAAGGGTGGCATTAAGAGGAGCAGGTCTCAGAGATCGCTAGCCGATGTTGATAGAG CCCAAAAAGCCAAAGCGACCAAATCGAAGAAAGCTCCTAAGTCCCCCTCCCCACCGCCGAAATCCCCCACCCCGCCTCTCAAAGACATCGACACCTCCAACATCACCATCCGCAAGTCCAGGGGCCTGCGGTCCAGCTCCAGCACGGACTCGGACTCTAAAGTTGCCAGTAGGAAGA GGAAGAAGGCGGGTGA AGCTCAAACTCGCGCCTCCACGAGCTATCGCAGCAGCACGGGCAGCTTCCCGTCCGACGACGACTCGGCCGACGAGACTGAACTACACACTATCGTCTACGACAATGAACTT caACAATCTCTGCTGAACGATTCGAGCGAATTAGCCGATAGCAGACGCGATTCCAAAGGAAACGTCACCATCCCCGAGACGCCCGAAGGAAGCGATAT GTCCGATTCCGAACCAGAAGAGGTGATAACAAAACCAAAAGGCAAACGGAAGTAG